In the genome of Raphanus sativus cultivar WK10039 chromosome 4, ASM80110v3, whole genome shotgun sequence, one region contains:
- the LOC108853307 gene encoding transcription factor bHLH126-like — protein sequence MDPYQNPNPKGYQGHMPFVSAGDGGSGGSDIPQGTVDNKQKKKLLHRDIERQRRQEMATLFASLRDHLPLQYIKGKRAVSEHVSGAVNFIKDTETRIKELSARRDELSRETCYKSDPDLAGAASELGNSVPASVLVQPCVSGFEVVVSSNSLGPQTLPLSRVLEVLQELGLEVISSLTTRVNESLINTIRVEVNSFGCFDLAWLQQKLVEELIPSTGNI from the exons ATGGATCCTTATCAGAATCCTAATCCGAAAGGGTACCAGGGACATATGCCATTTGTCTCAGCCGGCGACGGTGGCAGTGGTGGCTCCGATATCCCCCAAGGAACAGTTGACAataagcagaagaagaagcttctcCACCGCGACATCGAACGCCAGAGAAGACAAGAAATGGCTACACTTTTTGCTTCTCTTCGTGATCACCTACCTCTTCAATACATCAAG GGGAAGAGAGCTGTTTCGGAACATGTAAGTGGAGCGGTGAATTTTATTAAGGACACGGAAACAAGGATTAAAGAACTCAGTGCAAGAAGAGACGAGCTAAGCAGAGAAACATGTTATAAATCGGATCCGGATCTAGCAGGAGCTGCATCCGAGTTAGGAAATTCGGTTCCGGCGAGTGTGTTAGTGCAACCATGCGTGAGCGGTTTCGAAGTGGTAGTGAGTAGCAATTCTTTAGGTCCCCAAACTTTGCCACTCTCAAGAGTGCTTGAGGTACTTCAGGAGCTAGGGCTTGAAGTCATCAGCTCTCTCACCACAAGAGTTAATGAGAGTCTCATAAACACTATTAGAGTCGAG GTTAATAGTTTTGGATGCTTCGACTTAGCTTGGTTGCAGCAGAAGCTAGTTGAGGAGTTGATACCTTCGACGGG